The genome window CAAACTGAACGGCATCATCAAAACGGTCAATGCGGCTAAAGACATTTTGACCGCGCAAAAGAAAGCCATCGAAGACTACAACGCGGCCGTGTCCGACTATAAAAGCCGGGCCGGCGTTACGACGCCCAGTGACAAAGATGCCCTCAAGGCCGTGGAGAGCATGGACAAAGGTTGAGGGAACAATAACGCCAAGGCGGCTCGCCCATCGCGGCCGCCCCTTCGGCGGACAGTATAAATTCCCACCGAACAAAGTCTCTTTCCCCGAGCAAAGGCGGTAATGTGTGTGCTGAAAGTGAAATCTGCCGGCGCTATTTTGTGCCTTTTGAGCGTGTGCCTGCTTTTCGCCGGCGGCGCTTGGGCGCAGGGCATAGACTGGCAAAACGGGTTTATCGAGGCCGAGGGCATCGGGCTGCCGCCGCCCTCGGCCGTAACGCCCGCGCAGGGGCGGCTCATGGCACTGAGCGCGGCCAAAGCCTTCGCCTACCGCAACCTTTTGCTGATAGCGAGAAACCTGAAAATCAGCCCTTCTACCAACGCAGGGCTTATCATTGATGAAAATCCCCGCGTCCGGGAGAGGATAACGGGCGTGGTAAAGGGATCGGAAGTCTTTAAGACGGAATATTTGTATGACGGTTCCGTTCGCGTCATCCTGCGCATGCCGCTTTATGCGGAAAAAGGAATGGAATGGGCGCTGGAGCGCCGCATCGCGGACGCGGAAGCGCTTAACGCGGACAGTTCCCGCATCGTTTTGGACAATGCTGGCGCCTGGGCCGAGTGGCGGTGCAACGATCCGGAAATCATCCTCAACTGGCATCGCGCCCAAGGCGCGCCGCCCGCCCTGGGCTTAGGCTGCTTTTATGAAACAAAAGACGGGAAAGAGGGAGCTATTGATTCGTCCATCGATAGCGGCGCGTCTCCTCTTTCCTACATGCGGCTGAACAATATTGAACAGTTGAAACGCGTATTGTTCTACGCGTATAAAAATTCGTCCGCCCCCTGGCCGGCGCTGGGCGGCGAAGCAACCCTGCGCCAGATGGGGCGGCCGGATATTGTCCTGCGCCTGGACGCGCCCGGTAAAAGCGAAATATGCGTTGTCGCCGTCATGGAACAGGAACGTGGCGGCGTTTGGCGCGTTACAAAACAAAATGCTTATTTCGACAATCGCATGTCCGTGCGCTTTGCCTACAACTGGGGATTTGCACGGCGGGAAGGTGATAAACAGTGAAAAAAACTTCGCTTTTCTTTCTGCTTTTTTTATTTTGGGGCATTTTGCCCCGGCACGCCGCCGCCGCCGCCCCCGGCGGCGCGCCCGCCAACCTCAGTTGGGCGAACGAAGTTTACGAAATTTTCAGCGATAGCCCGCCAACCGCCGCCGGCGCGGCGAAAATAGCCGATGATACGGTAAAGCAAACGCTGGCGGACGAGATCGGCATGAAATTGCGCGCTTTGGACGCGCAGGGCCTGTTGCCCTTCAAACTGCGCACAGAATCCGCCGGCTATGAGACGACGGCCGCGCGGGAACAAGTGATGGGGCTGATAGCCCTTATCGCCGACGAAAGCGTTTCGGCGCGCAGCTACACTATCGGCGGCCAAGATTATACCAAGGAATTTGTCTTTTGCGGTTTGGATTTGATGATTTGCAGTGCATCCAAAACCGACGGCAGCGTGCGCATACTCTATACCGTCCCGTTGCGCGGTTACGGCATCGCGCGCGCCGAGGGACGGTCGGTGGGCATAGAGGCGCGCCGGGCGGAATTTGTCCGCGTGGCTAAAACCCTGCTCCAAGATTTAAGTTTCGCGCAGAAAAAAGGCCGGGTTTTCACGGTGGATGAACTGGATTTGCGCTCGTTGGGAGAATCCTACCAGGTAAAGGATATCTTGCTGAGTGCCAAGGCGGCAGAACTTTTCGGTGGCGCCGGCGGCAAAATAAAAGAGCTTTTGGCCGGCGTGTTCACTTCCGCTTATCAAAAAACCACGGGACGGACAGTATTCCCCCCTGCCTTGGGCGGCAATTGGAAGAAAGACGCCGCGACCGGACTTTGGTCGACGGAAGTGGCGGGCGGGATGGGACGCCGGAAATTGACCATGCCGGAAGCGGAAAACCCCATTACTTTAGAAGTCAGCGGCATAGCTTGGAAAGACATTTCCCGCTCGGAAAACACCGCTCTGGTCAACATGGTCTACCGCGCCTGGATGAAAAAATCGCCGGTGGAAACGGGCGAAAAGGCAGAGCTCGACAAACATATCCTGCACAACTACGCCCGCTTTAATATGGACGAAGCGCGAGACGACATTTTTATGGAACTTTTGACAACTCTGGCGACCGATCTGGGTTCGCAGAAAAGTTCCGGACAAGGAAAGAGAAAGGGGTAACCCATGAAAGAGAAAGCCAGCTTTTCCGCGTGTTTCGGGATAATCTTAATGTCGCTTTTTTATTTCGCCTCTTTTGCCTTGTGTCCGGCCGCCGCTTTTGCGGAAATCTCCCAAGGCCGTGCCGTCATTATTAACGGCAACCTGAAAAGGGCGGAAGAAGAAGCGCGCCAGGATGCCATGCGGATGTTTGTGGAAAAAAAGATCAGCGTATCGGTTGACGCCCAGAGACTGGTGGTAAATCACATGGCCGAGGTGGATTGGGTAATGACCAAATCCAGCGGCTATGTTTTCGTGAAAAAAGTCGTTAGAACTTGGCAGGAAGGAGATATTTTTTGTATCGAATTGGATCTGGAAGCCGACGAGAAAAAAATCAAGGCCGCTCCTAAGGACATCCAGGAAGCCCTCGCCGCCAGCCGCGACGACCGAGGCACGGTGGCGGTGGCGGTTACCGGCAAAAACTTGGCCGGCGAAAAGGAAGACCTTGAGGAACTGAACAACTATTTGCAGTCGCGTTTGCGACTGACCGGCTTTCGGGTGGTAAAAAACGTCGCGTTGCTGCAAAACATAGAAAAAAACGCCGCGCTGCCCAAAGCCGCGCAGAACAACGCGCTAAGGGCCGTCCTGCGCGACGAGACCACGGCCAGGGCGCTGGTGCGCGGCGATCTGAAAGTAGAGGAAGCGACAGGGGCAGGAGATAGATACAAAGCTACCGTCCGGGCTTCTTTTGAAATCATCAGCGCGGAGAACGACGACGTTGACCCTTATTTTGAATACGTGGAAGACGTGGGCACCACCCGGGCGGAAGCGATCCGCAAGGCCAAGGAGAAGGCTTTGCGCGAGGCGTCCGGACGCCTCGCCGAGCTGGCGCTGGAAACCATGCAGGATCAGCAGCGCGGCGGCGTTAGGCACTTGGAAGTCATTTTGGAATTTCATAACGTAACCGATGCAAACGCCCAAGGACAAAGCATTGGCAACGCCCTGCACGAGGCGCGCTGCGACGTTATCCGTAAGGTCATGACCAAAGAAGGCGCTTACCGCTTTTTTATTGAGACAACCGCCTATACCAGCCTGCCCGCGCTGCAGGATGCCCTGCGCGAAGCCATTCCCGGTTTGACGGGCGACGGTGTAAACATGGAAGGGGCGGAAGGCACGAGCAAAATCATCTTCCGGTTCGCGGGGAGGGCGTAAAATCATGCGCAAAATAGCTCTTTTTCTGGCAGTTTGCTTTTTCTTGGCCTTTGCGGGCGCGCCGGCGCAAGCGGCGTCCATGGAAATTGCCGTGCGCGCCGAGGGAAGCACGGAAAGCCAGGCCATCGCCAACGCCAAAAAAGAAGGCGTGAAAAAAGCCGCCCTGTCCATTACGGAATTGTCGGCTGAACAAACCGCTCTTATCGCGGAAAGTTACGCGGAATACGTGGAAGATTTCAGGGTTTTGCGCAAGGAAACATCGGCGAAAGGCATTTTGATTTTCGGCAAGGCAACGGTCAGCGCGGACAAAATCGCGCAAGCGGTCAAGAAGATAGTACAAACGGCCAGGCAGGAAGAATTTCAGGAAACCAAGGTAAAACCCAGCGTCAGCGTGTTTATCAGGGTAAGAGGGGGGACGGGCGGCGAGGCGGCGGGCGCGGAGAGAGTGCGGCAAGCTTATGTGGACGCTTTGCGCAAGGTCGGTTTTGCCGTGAGCGGCGGCGGGGAAAGCGAGCTTGCATCGCTTTTCGCGGATCAATCGACGAGTTTTGAAGACTTTATGGCCAAAATGCGCGAGAGGCTGAAGGAAGAAGTCGCGATAAAAATCGCCGTGTTCGGGGAGATAAAAATAGAAAGCGGCGAGGACGCCAGCGGCGCCTGGGCGAAGAGCGTTGTCAGGATAGAAGCGCGCGATTTAGTCAAAGATAGCCAGCTCATCACGGAATTTTCCGACAACGAAAGCCTGCGCCGCCGAACTTCAGCCGAAGCCTGCGACCTTTTGCTGGAAAAATCCGCGCGGACATCCGCGTCCGACGTTACGGCGGATATATTGAACTATTGGCAAGGCCGGCTGCCGGAGGAAGGCGCGAGTGTCGCCGCCCCGGCGCAGGGCGAGGGAAACATGCCCCGCATCGCTGCGGGCGCGTTTTACACGCTGGCCGTTAAAAAAGACGGTACCCTCTGGGCTTGGGGGGATAACGAAACCGGCCTATTGGGCGATGGCACGAACGTTGGCAGGAACATTCCGGGAAAGATCATGGCAGACGTGGTAGGCGTTGCCGCAGGTGCTATGCGGAGCCTGGCTGTTAAAAAAGACGGCTCTCTCTGGTTTTTGGGAGGAGTTAACAACCTTCCGGCAAAGATCATGGAAGATGTGGCCGGCGCCGCCAACGGCGGCCTCGAATACGTCTACACGCTGGCTGTCAAGAAGGATGGCACCCTCTGGGCTTGGGAAGATAATGAATACGGCGAGAGCGCGCTCCGCAGCCTGCCGATAAAGCTCATGGAAGACGTGGCCGGCGCCGCCGTAGGTTTCGGCCATATACTGGCCGTCAAGAAAGACGGTACCCTCTGGGCTTGGGGAGACAACGAAAATGGGCAAATGGTTGAGATTATATCATATTCCAATAATGGGATGATGCCCCACAACAGAGGCATTGACATTAATAGAACCTTCCCGGTAAAGCTCGCGGAGGGCGTAGCCGGCATCGCCGCAGCCCCTGACAATATGCTGTTTGTCAAGAAGGACGGTACCCTCTGGGCTTGGTCGGCAGATTACCGCGTAACTGGCGTTAGTGGTAGTGTCGTAAAAACAATCTACGCCCCCATAAAAATCACGGAGGGCATTGATGGCGTGTCCGGTGTCGCTGCAACAAACTCGCATATATTGGCCGTTAAAAAAGATGGTACCCTCTGGGTTTGGGAGGGTGAAAAATTGTTCGTTGGCGCGAACGCCGCCAAACTCTCCCCGGCAAAAGTCGCGGATGGTGTGGCCGGCGTTGCCGCAGGCTATGACCACATGCTGTTTGTCAAGAAGGACGGTACTCTTTGGGCCTGGGGAAAAAACGGATCCGGCCAATTGGGCGACGGCACGAACGTTGGCAAAGCAGCCCCGGTAAAGGTCATGGAGGGACTATAAACTGTCTTTTCCGTACCGCGTTTGGGCAAAGTACCTTCCCGCCGGGAGGCAAATTGTACAAAAGAACAGAGGTGTTTAATGATGACGAAACGCATTATGCCTGCATTGCTGGCGTTGTTGTTGTTCAATCTCACTTTTGTGGCCGGCGCCGCATCCGCAGGCGTACTTACCAAAATTTACGATACTTTCGTTTCTTCACCGTCAGGGACGGTAAGAGCGTTCGCCGAACAAATTAACGAAAAATCCTTTGATTTCAGCAAACTTATTGTTGAAAAACCGAAAAATTTGCTTTTGGCCGCATTGCTCAATCCGGAAATTAAAGAATATGCGGAAAAAAACAAAGAATTAAAATCTATATTCCAAGTTTTCACGGATCACTTTGGTGATATAACGAAAGTTTCTTTTACCGAAGAAATTTCGCGCAGCATATTTTTTGCCAATACCGCAGAAGTAAAAATTACCGAAAAAGGCAGCGACTTTTCTTGGCATTTTTCCCTTGTGGAGGAAAAAGACGGCTGGAAAATCAAAAAAATTAAAGAGTTTGGCTTTTACGATCTTTAATAAAGCAAGATTTCCTCTGGATTTGAGGGGGAAATAAAGAACTCGGCCAATTGGTCGACGGCGCGAACGTCGGCAAAGCAGCCCCGGCAAAGGTCTTGGAAGGACAAAATGTCTTTTTGCGCCGGCCGGCATCATTTTAGAAAAATAACTTTGGAGAAGGTGAAGGCATGACGGTAAACTTTACATGGCATAGAAAACCCGCAGCCGCTGCCGACAGCGCGAGCCCTGCGGAGACGCAGCCGGCAGCGCGGGGAAACATCGGCCTGAAGTCGATAAACCTCGTAAAAGGGCAAAGCATTTCCCTGCAAAAAACCGCCGGAAAAACTTTGCGCAAAGTAGTCATGGGGCTGGGGTGGACGCCGGCCGCATCGGGCTGTGACATAGATCTTGACGCTTCCTGCGTTATTTTCGGCTTTGATAAGCAACTGATCGATGCCGTATATTTTTGCAATGAGCAGTTCCAAGACAACAGCATCGTGCATAGCGGCGACAATCTTACTGGTGAAGTCGACGACGACGACGAAGAAGACGACGAAGAAGACGACTATAACGGATCATTTAGTTTGATCAAAACGTGGTCAATCCCGGTCATTCGTGGGCAATCGCGAGCGGCGCGGGATTTCGGCGTTTTTGGGCGGCCAAAGGTCAAAAGGGCGAAGTTGATATAAACGGCCAAAAAATAGAAAAAACGGCTT of Acidaminococcales bacterium contains these proteins:
- a CDS encoding TerD family protein, encoding MTVNFTWHRKPAAAADSASPAETQPAARGNIGLKSINLVKGQSISLQKTAGKTLRKVVMGLGWTPAASGCDIDLDASCVIFGFDKQLIDAVYFCNEQFQDNSIVHSGDNLTGEVDDDDEEDDEEDDYNGSFSLIKTWSIPVIRGQSRAARDFGVFGRPKVKRAKLI